From the genome of Hymenobacter gelipurpurascens:
CGCGCAACGATGGTCGCCGCTCCCGCCTCCGCGTGACCCCAACTGGCCTACAGACCCTGGATGCCGTGGAACCCGTGGTGCTGCACAACCGCGCCATTGCTCTACAAGGCTTATCGGATGACGATTTAACCCTGCTCAAAACGTTACTGGAGCGTATTTACAACAACTGCACCTCCCCTGCCTAGGCCACTTGGCCCCCCGTACTTCAAGTAAAATATAGACGAAATAAACTATTGCGCATTGTTAATACGAAAACTTTCGTACGTTTACATACGAAATCATTCGTACTTATAATATTAGCTCGGCAGCTACCTGGCCAGTGGCCGCCGAGACATTTTATCCTCCCTCAACCTTCACTTTCCTTGCTCATGAAATCTCCAGCTTTGGGGCTTTTACCCTGGCCCCTGTCTTTTCTTTTCCTGCTAGGCCTCTCGAGCGCTGCGCAGGCCCAAACGCAAACTGCCAGCAGCCTAAGCGGCAGCATCAAAACGCAAGCAGGAGCGCCCATTGAGTACGCTACAGTAGTACTCCACCGTGCCACCGACTCTACGGTAGTAAAATCGGAGTTCAGCGACGAGAAAGGGCTGTTTCGGATTGAGCAGGCGGCGGCGGGCCGCTACTTGCTTTCGGCTTCGCAGGTAGGCTTTGTGCGAACGTGGAGTAAGCCGTTTGAGCTGCCCGCCGCTAGTGCTTCGCCATTGGCGCTTACGCTGCAGGCCAGTGGCGCCACTAACCTGAAGGAAGTGCAGGTAATAGGCCAGAAACCACTGTATGAGCGCGAGGCTGACCGCACCATTGTGAATGTGGAGGGCAGTACGCTGGCGGCCGGCAATACCTCGCTGGACGTGCTGCGCCGGGCGCCAGGCGTAACAATTGATGGCAACGATAACCTGGCCTTGCGCGGCAAGCAGGGCCTGCTGGTGCTCATCGATGGCAAACGCCAACCTATGACCGGCACCGAGCTGGCCGACTATCTACGCGCCCTGCCCGCTGATCAGCTGAAAAACATTGAGTTGATTACCAACCCGCCCGCCAAGTATGATGCGCAGGGCGGGGCCGGCATTATCGCCATCAACCTGAAAAAGGACCAACGCCAGGGCACCAACGGCAGCATAAACAGCAGCTACGGCCGCAGCTTCTACGGGGGCAAGTTCACCTCGGGCATTTCCCTGAACCACCGCAATAAAGGCCTGAACGTCTTCGGCAGCTATACCTATTCTGAGCGCCAGATGCAGCCGCAGCTGACCATCAGCCGCGACTTTTTTGCGGTGAGCGACCAAGGCGGCAACCCTGTTACCCGCACCTTCACGGGCAGCAGCCAGCAGCACACCGTTATGCAGCCGCACGGCCGCAGCCACACGGCCAAAGTAGGGCTCGACTACACGCTATCGGAGCGGACGGTAGTAGGTGTGGCGCTGAATGGGCTCACCAATAGAATCCCGCAAAACGGCACCAACTTCACACAGCTGTTTGATGCGCAGGGTGGCCTACAGGAAACCTACCGCTCCACCAACACGCGAGCTTTGAAGGCCCCCAACGGCGCCGTCAACCTCAACTTCAAGCATACATTCCCGGCTCCTGATTCTGGCGGCGCCCGGGAGCTAACGGCAGACGTGGACTATGCCCGCTACATTGCGGACCGCGCCCAAAACCTCACGACGCGCTTTGAAAGCAACCGCCCCACCTTCATTTTGCGCGGCGACCAGGAAGGCGACCTGACCATTAAATCGGCGAAGGCTGATTACGTGCAAACCCTTAGCAAGCAGCTCCGGCTGGAGGCCGGCGCCAAAGTCAGCCAGGTATATTCTGATAACGATGTGGTGTTCATCAACAACCTCGGGCGAGGTGGCCTAGACTCCGTAGACGTCGGCAAAACCAACCGCTTCCGCTACGATGAGAACATTTCGGCGGCCTACGGCACGCTCACGTTTACGCCCCAGCCCGGCCTCACCCTCACGGGTGGCCTACGCGGGGAGCAAACCAGCGCCACCGGCCGCCAGTCGGTGGGCAACGAGGACTTCGACCGCAACTACTTCCAACTCTTCCCGAGTGCGGCCCTGAAGCGGGAGCTGAGCAAAGATCATGAGCTGTCCGTGTCGCTGAGCCGCCGCATCGATAGGCCTAGCTACAACCAGCTTAACCCCTTCCGGGTGTACATTGATGCAACCACGTATAACTCCGGCAACCCTAACCTGCGCCCCCAAACCAGCTACAACGCCGAGCTGACGCACACTTTCAAGCAAAAATACACCACCGGCCTAAGCTACACCAACACCCACCTGCCCATCATTCAGGTGGTGCAGCCCGCCCCAGCTTCAGAAGGGAGCCAGCAGGTGGTTTCTACCAGCGTAAACCTCCAAACTCAGCACTATTACGCCCTCACGCTCACGGTGCCGCTGGAGCCCGTGAAAGACCTGAGCATCTACAACAATGCCGTGCTGTACTATTCGCGCTTCGAAGGCAACCTAGCCGGCACCAGCCTCAACCGGGGCCGAACGGCTTTCAACCTGAGCAGCAACACGACTTACAAGTTTGGTAAAGACTGGACGGTGGAGCTGAATGGGTCGTACCAGTCGAGGGAAGTGTATGGCTTCCTGGATGTGCGCCCGTATGGCGAGGTAACGGCGGGCGTGCAAAAAGGCCTCTGGGACCGGAAAGCTACGCTTAAGCTCAACATGTCGGATATTTTCTTCACCAGCCCCATCCGTGCTACCTCGGCCTACACCAACTACGTCGAGAACTTCTATCAGCGCATAGACTCCCGGGTGCTCACCCTGTCCTTCTCGTACCGCTTCGGCAACGATAAGCTCAGCCCCACCCGCCGCCGCAGCGGAGGCGCCGAAGACGAGAAGCGCCGCGCCGGATAAGCAACGAGTGGCCTACGGCAGTTGGCCCACTCGTTGGAGCTGGCCAACTGCCGTAGGCCACTTGCTATTTTTTGTCTTTCAGCGGATCGTGCCCCCAGTTCATGAGCGAGTAGCGCCAACGCGAAGTAGCTACCTCCTCCTGGTGATGCGGGCCCTGGGCCAGATGCCGACTTACGTAGCTGTGCACCTTGTGCATATGCGCTTCATCATCGGCCGTCAGGTCAGCTTTCTTTTTGTGCAAAATGCGGACAATGTGCTCCCCGGACTTATGCCCGATGCTGGTCCCGTCGCCGCTATCCTGGCCTACTGCACCAGATTCATCGGTTTTCAGCCACTTCTCTAACTCACTGGCCGTCATATTTACGTCGTGCTTAAACTGACTGTAAATGTCTTCGGGTGCATCTGCCATACCAAGTCTGATTAAGAGGAAGGTTTGCCATACTGCTTCGTATGGCTCCCATTTCCTTACGCAGATAGCAGGCAGCCGTTTCACCTACACAACACAAGCAGAAGGACCTCTGGCAAGACGGTAAGTCTGACCAGAGGCCCTTCTGCCTGTAGTACACGCGGCTCCCTACTAACGCACCGACACTGTTTCCTGCTCCAGCAGTAACTGCTCCAGAAACTCGGTGTGTTTGAGAGGCACAGAAAACATAGGGAAGTTCTTTTCGCACGCCAAGCGCTGCTCTTCCTCACTCACTGTCGCGGTACAATTGGTGAGCGTGTACACGCGGTAGCCATACTCATAGGCCGTCC
Proteins encoded in this window:
- a CDS encoding TonB-dependent receptor domain-containing protein produces the protein MKSPALGLLPWPLSFLFLLGLSSAAQAQTQTASSLSGSIKTQAGAPIEYATVVLHRATDSTVVKSEFSDEKGLFRIEQAAAGRYLLSASQVGFVRTWSKPFELPAASASPLALTLQASGATNLKEVQVIGQKPLYEREADRTIVNVEGSTLAAGNTSLDVLRRAPGVTIDGNDNLALRGKQGLLVLIDGKRQPMTGTELADYLRALPADQLKNIELITNPPAKYDAQGGAGIIAINLKKDQRQGTNGSINSSYGRSFYGGKFTSGISLNHRNKGLNVFGSYTYSERQMQPQLTISRDFFAVSDQGGNPVTRTFTGSSQQHTVMQPHGRSHTAKVGLDYTLSERTVVGVALNGLTNRIPQNGTNFTQLFDAQGGLQETYRSTNTRALKAPNGAVNLNFKHTFPAPDSGGARELTADVDYARYIADRAQNLTTRFESNRPTFILRGDQEGDLTIKSAKADYVQTLSKQLRLEAGAKVSQVYSDNDVVFINNLGRGGLDSVDVGKTNRFRYDENISAAYGTLTFTPQPGLTLTGGLRGEQTSATGRQSVGNEDFDRNYFQLFPSAALKRELSKDHELSVSLSRRIDRPSYNQLNPFRVYIDATTYNSGNPNLRPQTSYNAELTHTFKQKYTTGLSYTNTHLPIIQVVQPAPASEGSQQVVSTSVNLQTQHYYALTLTVPLEPVKDLSIYNNAVLYYSRFEGNLAGTSLNRGRTAFNLSSNTTYKFGKDWTVELNGSYQSREVYGFLDVRPYGEVTAGVQKGLWDRKATLKLNMSDIFFTSPIRATSAYTNYVENFYQRIDSRVLTLSFSYRFGNDKLSPTRRRSGGAEDEKRRAG
- a CDS encoding DUF3140 domain-containing protein, which gives rise to MADAPEDIYSQFKHDVNMTASELEKWLKTDESGAVGQDSGDGTSIGHKSGEHIVRILHKKKADLTADDEAHMHKVHSYVSRHLAQGPHHQEEVATSRWRYSLMNWGHDPLKDKK